The Pygocentrus nattereri isolate fPygNat1 chromosome 12, fPygNat1.pri, whole genome shotgun sequence genome includes the window CTTAAGGAAGGGAAGATTACAGATATTGAAAGATAAGGAAATCTAAATCATGATAAGGTTTATGGTCATTTCTTCCTGCCTTACAATTGAAGTTAAAGTTAATGAAAGAAGATTTGAGTTATTCAGCTTCCTGAATTGTTCCTGGATTGCATCTAGAAAAAGGAACATTGCATTGTGATACACTAATATCAATCATGTCTGGTTGTAAAACCTATGGATGTTATTCCATCTTATGTTACTCAGGTGGTCTGAGAGCACCATCTGGCCTCAGGGGGTTCTGGTGCGACACAGCCGCTGTCTCTACAAGGCTGTGGGGCCGTATAATGTGGCCTTGCCTTCTGATGTCTCCCATGCCAGGTTTTATGTGAGTAGCCCCTACAAACACTTTCTCTTATTCTTGCCTCAGTGATTGTTTGAGCCATTAGtcagaaacagcttcagttCTAATCGACATTTAATAGCAACAATAGGAAAAATTCTGACCTGTATTTTTTGCCTTAGTATTGTGCAGTTGATGTGGTTGGCTTTGGCCTCACTGCAGCTCCTTTGCATTTTTATGGTGATCTAAGTAGGCCTAAGTTTAGTATTGAAACTGACACTGGGTGGAGCTTGAACTGAAATTTTCATTTCTGTGGTTTCAGACATCCTCTAAAGCATGAACACTttgtatattatacattataatccagtatgttctgtgtgtgtgtgtgtgtgtgtgtgtgtgtgtgtgtgtgtgtgtgtgtgtgtgtgtgtgtgtgtattaaaggCATTTTTGTTTGAAAGCCTTTAAGTCACATGTGCTTGTTTATAATGAACCTCTTAAGGCCTGTTTCACACATACTTTGCCTCTTTCACACACAATACATAGAACATCTTGCCTTTTCCCTTCATACCTTTTCTCACAGTTTAGTCATTTTCACTTTTACCCATGAGCTAGGTCTCtccatcacacaatgctaccaggCTGGAACAGTGAAGGCTAGGATGTGGCTTATCAGAGCGATATGAAGCCAGTCATCTTTTCTGCCACTAACACAGCGTAACGGCTGAATGCCCTTGGAGGACACCATTAACTGCAAATTATGTTGTGTCAGCTAACAAATGCCAGCATTTGCTAGGGTCATGATGGGGAGAGGAAGGGTGAGGTCGATTGTGCCCTTATGAACTACACAACCGGCAGTTTACTTAAAATGCagacagtaataaaaaaaatgtaactactGCTGAGCATGCCGTCATAAACACACTTCAAAAGAGCTCCGCGTGTGTCTCAGCACCACTAGAAACCCACTTAGTCAAATGGACCGGTGAGGAGGAGGTCTCTGAACAAATGACGTGGTGAATAGAACCAGTCATTTCAGATTTAAGTGTAAATAGTTTTAAGTATAGTTTCTTTCACTGGGTCAATAGAGCTCTAAATCCCACAAATATTAAGTTATAGGGGCTGTAAACACTGGAAGAAACCTGTATGGTATAAAGACTACTGCCACCTGTTGAGTTCTTTTAAGGTTAACTGTGATATAGCTTATTagtaaaagcacattttattcttttaattaGCTTATAATTCTATAACTTTCAGTGCAATATCCCATTCTCTTAAATAATTTTAGATTTTCTatagttttacattttcttatCATCTTGGTTGCGCTGATTAGGAGTAGGCCTCttaatttcattatatttttgtaCAGTGACAGTAAAGGCATTCTATCCATGATCCATCATAAACTGCTTTTTCAGTCCCCAGCACAGTCAGCAAAGTTGTTGTCTTTTAACAAACGCCATGAGGGGACCTCTGtccaaaaatgatgaaaattaaATTTACTTTCTAAATTAACCCATGATGATTTGTCACCAATAAACACAGGTAAAACACTTCCTATGACCTTTTTATTGTAACTGTAGATAGGCCATGTATGTAACCAGTATGTAAAAGCCGGTATAAGTGCTGATGACTCTCCAAATGGTTTCTACATGCTGCTacgtataaaaaaaaaaaagaaataaggtGATTTGGCACAGGTACATGTAGTGCTTAGGACCAAGTGTAGGCAGggagaggtctcagaacaaacaacataGTGATTACAATCAGTCATAGGTAGAAGGTAGGAGTTCTGTTCAGCTCAAACCACAGCAACGTTAAAATTTTGCTTCAAAATGTCGTTTTCCTTTGAGTTCTAGCACCAGCTTTAGACAATTATGCCCTTTGGGGGCACTTTTTAACAGATTTGAGTGTTGCCACAGCCTGCCCAAGCACACCAGAAGGGGCATTGTATcaagacaaagaaacaaaaagtgcCTGATATCAAAATGGTAGTTAAACATTTTCTCTAACATCATGAGTCAGAGTACTGCCAAGAGTAATCAAATGCAATGCACTCATTTACAGATATTCTTATTAAGCAAAGTAACTGATTTGACTAGTtaattatttcaagaaaaaaatgatgtccGTAGAGCTTGTTTACTAGAGGTTTCCATATATGACCCCTCTGTACCGTTACACAGTGGCCAACATGTGAAAACTGTCATGTTGCCGCATCACTCAtcatgcactgtgtgtgtgtgtgtgtgtaagagggGCATCAGCTTTAAAAAGTGCTTTGAAATTCTCACATTGAGCTTGAGATTGACATCAGCTCTTCTGCTAATAAtcagtatctccatttttcccTCTTCAGTTTCTGTTCCATAAGCCATTGCGGATCCTGAACCTGCTAATCGGGATCGAGTCGAGCGTGGTGCTGTACCAGCTGTATTCTCTGCTGCGCTCCGAGCGCTGGAACCACACGCTGTCGCTGGGCCTCATCCTCTTCTGCAACTACTACGTGCTCTTTAAGCTGCTGCGGGATCGTATTGTGCTGGGCAAAGCCTACTCCTTCCCCCTCAGTGGCAACAGCCTGGGCCTAAAGTCGCAGTGAAGCCCCAGTCAGGAGCTTTGGAGGACCGGAGCGTGCCAGAAAAAGGGGTTAAAGGAATGACTGTGAACTCCAGCTGTTTATTTTGATACGGTTCTATTTTCATGCAATGTTTATctatttaagaaaatattttattttgtatactGTTACACGAATGAACACGGGGCATTACGTTTTTGCGACGTGATGTCATTTCCTCCCTAATGcgaaataaaaaaggaaaaaacagtcGCAGATGGGGAGGAGCGTCGAGGCCTTGTAGCACGCGTCTCACACGACGTCCAAATTTCCGCCAAAGATGCTCTTAAAAAGGCAGCCAGTCGAGAAGTCGACCAATTAAGACGGAGGAATGAGGAGCGGATGGAATCCAGCCCATTGCCTGTGTAGTGATTGCTGtatcatttgttttcattacattactgtattctatgattattattatctgtTTATAGCCTGATATCGGTGCATTTTATCagacttcagttttttttccagaaacgTCCTCTTTCAGGTCAGTCGCtgtagccttttttttttttttttttttttttttggagcttAAGCTGAAGCGACTTTGTTTCCTGTTTATTCATGCCTATCTCTGTGCCAAATCCCAGGATGCTATGGGAGCCTTTCTTGGTAATAATGTTCAGCGTTCTTGGTGGGTGTGGCCACACAAATGCTGGGTGGGGCCCAAGGTCTGTCCAGCTTGCAGTATTTTGACAGAATGCAAGTTATTTCAAAATGCCATGGCAttcagaataaacaaaaatggttcaaCTTCTCTCCGTCTCACTGTGCTTGTGCATAGCATTAACACGTAAACCAcaaggccttttttttttccagacaaTGCAGACCAGACATTTGCAAATTGTAGTCACAAGATAaagacttttttgttgtttttttagccATAAACCAGTCATGCTGGGTCTCCTCCTCTCCAAGTCGTTCATTTTAAATAGCAGTTAGGAATGTTTTACACAGTGTGATGTATAAAAATCGAATTTAGAACTAAAATGTGTACAGTACGTGTTCTAGGTGATAATCATGTAACATTAATCCAAAGagaagctgtttttttcttttctggggAATTGCATTAGATATAGATTACTCCAATTTTATGAACATTCTAGCCGTTTCAAAAGAGTTTCGCAAAGGACACACTGAAAAGGTAAAGTTGGAATTCTGCAGATTTGGGAGTTTTGAATTTACACTGCTGGTAAAACGACGCTGACCAGCATGAATGCTgtgctggtctaaactggtttatgctggtctggggctgttttaaCTGGTCAACCACAGGCTAGCAGCCaaaacaacatatgctggttttgttgGTGATGAGCTGTGCTggtttttctgacagtgtaggtGTTAAATTGTTCTCATATGTTGTTCTTATATTTTTATACCGTCCTTGAAAGCTGAATTATTGTAATCTGTGTGATAGACTCTTTCACAATCGTTTAAGCTGGCCACAGCTATTTTGCAATAATATTTTGCAATGGTGATGTAAGGGGCAGTTGTGAGTAATGTGTCTTTAAAGAGCTGGAGTTGTGTCTGTCGTCAGGGGCACTAAGGTATGAACGGTTAGGTAACAAGACAGCTTTGCAGTGTGCCACTATCGTGGTCAGTCAGTGAGGGCTTGTTAAGGGTTCAAGTGTAAATTATGGAAAATGTTCTGTAAAAATCCTGGAAAATTACTTCTGAAAATCAGGGAGCCCTGATCATCTCCGTTGAatcagtgatatatatatatatatatatatatatatatatatatatatatatatatatatatatatatatatatatagacattcTACAGCTGTCATCCTGGAATGTGGGAATGTCCATATTGTGTTCTGCTTGGACATGGAAGAGTGGgctaaaatggacagaaacaagAGAGACTTGTAATCCTTACCTGAACAGGACAGGGGCTGTCATTGAGCCAACGGGATGCTTACCAAAGTATTAAAGAAGAaatgatgtatgtgtgtgtgtgtgtgtgtgtgtgtatatatatatatatatatatatatatatatatatatatatatatatatatatatatatatatatataattttttaaatatctatatatatatatataattttttttaatatctatatatatataattttttaaatatctatatatatattttttatataaatatatgtaaaaaaggtataaatatatataaaaaagatttttttaaatgttgttctGTACTTTCctgaaaaaaagtgatttgGAGTTACAGACAATTAGAGAAAAgatgcctcattcaaaagcatttaatacatttatgtaGTACATTGTAAATTGTTGATAATGACATTAATGAACATATCAATATGAATTCAAAGTGCTTTGGGAACAGACATTTGCATATAAAGGTTCACTTGCTCTCTATATCACATCCATATACTTAAATACTAGTTAGATTCTTGCCATTAATTTGCCTTCACTTAATTAAAAACTGTTCTCTTGTCAGTGTAAAGGGGCAACGCCACCAGCATTATTAGCCTGGAACTGGTGGCGGCCACATTATGAACTGTTTTTGACCACTAGGGGTCGCTACACTCTAAAAAATGAAGgtaccacaaagggttctttgagagaTGCCATAGAAAAAATGTGTGAGCTTGACGAACATTTTATCAGTTCAAATAACCTTTCCataataaaagtttaaggatttgtTAAACCTTCACAGGGTTCCTCAGGGACCAACAGACAGTCCACATCTTGCTATCAACTGTCTGGGGGGGCCCCGAGAGCAAGTTTGAGAACCTCTGCGctaagaaaaggttcttcatggaACCGAAAGTTATTGTTCTTTGATTTTGGCaccttatttttaagagtgtggcaGAAGGCAAACAGATGCCACACCACATGAAGACATTCTGTACAGTAATTAAAGACCTATGCACGTTTGTTTCACTCGCATATATAGCAATTAAAAAGCACCTTTGGTTAACTTGCAGTACATTCTTTCATCACAAAACATAGAACATTTACAAAGGCTTAGTGCCTACACAACTGCTTCAGTGCCTTCTACAGAAAAAGTCCACAGACGGTAATAGCTGGATTTGGTGCTGACAGAGTCTGTTGTTCACAGACGCCTTTTGCAAACATCTTATTTTTTGCTATTTGGCTACAGTTAAGCATAGATTGTTGGCCTTGCaaaaatatagaataaattCTAGCTGGATCTGGTCTGGTGTCTTCAATCTAAATGAGACAgtgcaaatgtttttgtttagattcagattcctttattgatcccagggggaaattgcagtaaaGTAAATTTTAAGTAAAGTAACTGGAGATCAGTTTCTAGAAATTAGCATGACTTCTGATTATGTACGTTATGTGTGAAGGGGTTTTTTTTACTCCTCTTTCAGTGCTTACATGCCAGTGTTTCATGAATTCGTAGGTGTTTATATTGTGAATGATGCGCAGACTGCATGGATCTGTACTTGAAGCGAGAGTAATGTTTAGTATTAGTTTAGCCTTCTCTACAGTCAAGATAATTCCCTTTGATCCAGTAGCAGATCTGGGCATATTTGAGTGGAGTGATGCGCACAGCCACATTAAATTCCTGGGGGGCGCCATTGAGATCTACCCACTGGTGTCCCGAGAAGACACCAATGACCTTCCGCTCCCAGCGGCGACGTTTGCGATCCCACATGCGGGCGTAGACGCCAGAGCCACTAGCGCCAGGCTGGGCGTCGCAGTGCTGATACAGAAGGTCATAGGTTTCATCTCCAACCTTGCAGAAGCGGTAGACCAGCTGGCCAGCTCGGTCATTGTCAAAGCCAGAGAACTGCACTCGCCGACCAGGTAGCTGTTTGCCAGAAGGGCTGACTCCCAGCTTCATGTGCCTGCGTTTATGAGCTTTTTTGAGCTCCAACAGGGCATAATCGTAGTCCATACCAATGTCGTTAGCGTTGCCCTTTATCCAGCCTTTGGGGACGTGGGTCCGCTTGACTCGGATCCACTGGAACTTCATCTTTTCTGGGGGTGGAGGTTTCAATGCATTAGTGCTATTGTTGAGTGGTGGATCCTTTTGTCGTGGCTTGAGAAAGCCGACTCTTAGCCTCTGGGCGCCCTTTACATAGTTTTTCCCATCATGGACACAGTGGGCTGCAGTGAGGACATGCTTGTCGCCTACTAGCGTGCCTGAGCAACCAGTAGACAGCTTCACGGCCGTGGAAAAGGGGTAGTTCAACAGGAAGTCCCGACCTACAATGCTGAAGCGACCATCATGCCCGAATATCTGGCGCTTGGCCCTGGAGCGACCCTGCTCAATGGCAGGACTCTTGTTGAGTGAGTTCAGGTCAAACCCGTAGATTCCCACAACTGTCTCAGTCAGCTGGCCGTTGGAGTGGAGAGTCTCATAGGACAGGAAGCGCCGCAGGTCCCAATAGTTAGGGGTTGGGGCTTTCTTGTGACACTCTGGACCGCAGGAAGAGGTCACCTCCAGCTGAGCTGGGCCGAGAAAGTGAGGGGGTGGCCTCTCCTCAATCTGCTGAGGAAGGACTACCGGCATGCGCTGCAGGGGCCACAGAGGCTTCTCGGGGAAGCCTTGCCGAGCACACAGCAGCAGAACCAAAGGGAGCAGGATGGAGTGGAACTGGGATGCCATTGCGGTAGCACACCTGCGGGTGGTCAGGAGGCAAACGGGAACAAGAAAATGAGCTTTTGTTCTGAGAAGTGCACTCCTAATTACCAAATGCTGTATCATTTTCCTGTTTACATTATCACTTCGCTACAGTTCAAATAGCTATGAAAGCCAGAGTTCTTTGGCCTCTCTGTCCGCATTCAGAAGACGCTGTCATTTAATCTCAGTTTCAGTTGGATCTTGGACAACACTTTGTGGGACATTAAAACCACTTTTCTGGTCTTGATCCCCTGCCTGGCTTAACTCCCACTGCTGCTATTTCGTATTTATCTATGGTAATCAGGCAAACCAAAGAGAATGGCAAACCCGGTCAATGTCTGCGGTTGCGTGTTAAGGCAAAATATGGGGCTGACTGACCATTGTGGTATTTATAGCCACTGAGCTTGTGGGACACAGGGGACTAGCAGTCTTTGGAATTTTGAGCTGCGGTGGAATTTCATCACTTATACATTTCTGTTGCATTCAGGCAGAAGCAACCaataaacaagtaaattaataaaatctTGATTATGTGCCAAACGGAGGCCTTGGGTCAAGCTCTCTGACTGCACGGCGCCACATGAATGGCTCCAGAGGCTGAAAATGTTTTCCTGGTCTGGAGGCCTGAAAACTGCATATTTTACACCTACTCTTAGTATAAGCCACCACCAGTGTCTCTGGACTGTCCCCGTCTTATTAGAGTGGTCTATTCTCAGCAGTTTAATAGGGGTGTTTCAACACCACCGGATTAAGGCTGCAATCTGGGACTGTAGAACAAATATGCGTCCGTACTGAATTTCCAAAAACACTAAAGGTATGCGTCGGAGGAATGCTGCTCTCCCAAAATTCATTATCGATAGAGCTCTGAATGCGAGCACAGTCAGTGGCACAATGAAAGTCTTAACTGTGTGCTTACATTCACTTTACAGTACCACAGTTGTAATGGCTTTATGAAAAAATCTTGATTCTGATTAAAGATGCCCGCTGGGTGCCCCAGCTCATAATGACAACTCTTCTATTCAGTGTTACTTGTAAACGGCCGTTCAGCAAAAATCATATATAGAAGCTTAGTTTGTACAAAAACAATGAGGACGTCTCAATCTGCAGGATTATATGTTATACTTCTTTGTAATACTAATGCTACAAAACCCTACAGTGGGTCCCCTCCTGATAAAACAGAACAGGCTCCGTACACAGTGATAGTCGTGTATTTGCATGTGTCCACAGTACTCTGCGAACACAGCCTCACAGCTCACTGAATAACACCATTGCAGACAGATGGAGATTGTCATGGTGATTCAAAGCCAAATCTCAGAAGAAACTTCACTTGACAAATACAATAACCACAAGGTACATTCCTAAAGGACAtatagggatgcacaatgatatggGAATCATATTGGTATCATGATGCTTTTTACAAAATGATCAGCGTTGGACAGATGCttagatttgaccaatatttcaaGCTGGCTTTTGAAATTTGATTACATATTTATCATACTCAGGAATATTATTGTACAAAAATATCTATGTAATGCATGTGTAACTCACTAgacactgttggaacaaaaccagtATCTACAAATAATGAACTTTacaacagaaggaaaaacactttCTAACTTATAATGAAGTTAGTGCAACAAGATTTTGtcccaagcaattttggaccatttctacgTATGGTACTACTGTTCTATGTATGATACTcccactgatatgggaattgttgGCTGATGATATCTAAATATTATATTGTTTGTATCAGGATCTCAGATATCATCAGGcaacaattcccatatcagtgcatccctaaagAAAACCAAATGTTCTCTGCACACACTAAATCACGGGAACGTGAACGTAAAGAGTATTTTAAGGAACTTTTTCACCTGTACCGGAGAGCCTGGGGCTGGGCAGGTGGCACTGAAGTGGCTCTTCTGAACAGAAACTCCTGAGAACAACTTTTTACTTTAAAGAGCAGAGCAGGAGGATGGAAAATTGAGGCTGtgttctctccctccttcctcgGGTTGCATCCCGTTCAATGTCCCCATAGAAGCTTCCTGAAAAAAGGCGAACCCCGAGTCCATCAGTGTCCATGAGCGGAGCAGAAGGTGGACTAGCGAGCTCCTCACCAGCTACATCTCTGAGCCTCAGCGCGACCACGTGACCATAGAACGCACCCGTATTCCGACAAGCCCCGCCCTTGATCGTTAGCACTGGCGAGCATGTTAGCGGCGCCTCAGGTAGTTTGCATATTGCGTAGGGATTGGCTATCAGCATGTGTTCGCCTGCGCTACGAGTGGCTGATATTCACAAGCCCGCCTCCTTCATTTGCATactgcgctgggattggctaatAGTGCATACAAGGAGGAGCGCAGAGCGGCTTGACGTTTTGTTCAGTTGGGTTGGCAGCACGTTCGCTCGTTTTCAGCGTTTTAAGGGGGGAAAACAAGATTTCACTGCAGATTCTTTACGTTTGAGCCAAGTGAACATACAGCTGTGGCTGGTTCGAGCACTTCCACAGTTTGGTGAGTGATTTGCGAGTCTACTGCTTCCAGTTTCCCACGACCACATTTTTTTGGACTCTATGTTTAGGTGAACGTCTGGGGTCCAGGGatcaaaaatgttaaatgtccTGACAGGCGCTGCTTTAGGACTTTGGGGATTTTTCAAGAGCCCGAAGCAGTTCTGAGTTTGATACTTTGGGGAATAAACTAAAATAGACAACACAAAAGCCCTCTGCATCAGAAAGTGATACCAACCTAACAGCAGGCTATATGAACTCTCTATGAGACCAAACATGAGTAATAAGCTGGGCAGGTTTAAAGGCCTGTCCCCACTCTGGAGGGGGCAGACATGCAGGCAAGGCTCAGACAAAAGGAAGCGCACAGAGAAAATGACAGGGATTCTTACAGCCTGGTCTTGACATTAACCCCAGTGCACTGGTGGGCGTAGCCCCTGATGAAAAGCCAGTCTGTTTTGGTCTATTGGCTTGGTCACCATGGAAGCACTGAAGACTGCAAGTTTGCATTGTCACCCACCTACTCCATCTGGCCTCAGCGTCTAAGGACATTTTCTTGGCCTCACTGTTTTGATGTTGGTACAAGCTGCTTCTGCCCCAGTCTGGGAGCTGCAGTTTTTGGAGCTCATATTTTTAGGTTGTTCCAGCCGTGTAAGGGCTAAAAGATGACAGTTGGGAAGCAGCAGCTTGGATAGAACTGGTTAATGTAGTTAATTTTTAAAGGGacttccacccatttttcaaaatttttgtaTAATTCAGTCGTTGAGTTGGAAACAAAGTAGCCAAAGTATTTTAATAAGAAATGTCCTGTAAAGAAActcacagactcagatttctttactgtggtggtgataggaacagaggtcgcaatgtctacaacaaaattaagccattttatttactattcaaagcCACCGATGAAGCTACATGTGACTTTAGAGCTTTTACATGTAGTGTTGAtgcttttttgaacattttgatgTTACACAAACTGCAAAGTTGCCTGTAGCTGACTTACTGACCATCATGGCACTATTACACTGGTGTGTTTGAGGTACTGataatgatccatcacccaaataatatctagGTGGGGGCACTGGGGGCTTAAATAATAACTCCTGAAACGTAccattggattttttttttttagaaagtcAGCAATTCAACACAATTCATTTCATCCTTTGAATCTGAGAACCAGCCTTCAGATTTCAGTCCAGGCATTCTGAAGAAGGACCAGTTTCAAACCGCAAAACTCATTCTAAGGTTTAAATAAGGAAGTTTAACTTAATAACACAGAGCATGAGAACTGGTAGTCTGGCACACCGCATTCAGCATTCAAGCCTGAAGAAACCGGTGTGCTGGTTTTGTTGGCAAAAAgagtaatattgtaatattaatatCATAATCACAGTATTGGTCAGgcaaatcatatttacatatatctcccaaattgttcagccctatATCACCTTGTGAAAAAATAGACAATTAATCTAATGTTAAATTGGTATTTTaagtgcatttcacatactttaactcaagtggaGTCTGAAATGCTTCCCTTTCATCCACTACAGATGGCATCAGTGTGGTGTTATTTGTCTTCTAGCTCATCCTGGTCTCTCCTTTGATAAGAAGAACACTTTTTCTTTGTAAGTTGTGAGAAAAAATGCTGAGGGAGTTGAACTCTCCAATGGGAGAGCAGTTAAAATCTCCCACAGAACTGGACATCAGCCAGCTCCTCTATAAAATGCCCCATAAAAGTGTTAGCCAGCAGAATTATAATGGAATGATAAACTTCTGTCCATAAAAGAAAATCTTCACATCTCTCATAAAAGTGCTCCCaaagttgttcattttattgGGGGGCTtttttcagaagaaaatgaacatCTGCCCTTCCTCGTGTAAAACGGTATGACCTTTTGAATTACGGCTCAGAAAGAGTGGAGCTCGGTGCAGTGTTGCTTCTTCTCTTCAGATGTTGAGTGGAGACTGGCCTGGATGGATGCTGGATGGAGGTGGATGGCTGGTTTCCAGACTTTACCCCAGAAGAACCTGAGAAATCCCCCCCAATGCTTCTTCCCTCTTGAGTCATATATGAGTCAGGGCCACTTGGGAGAGCCTGAGAAACACTGAGTCTGGATCATGAGTTCACCAGCAGGCTGTGTCCCCAAAGTGGCTTCACTAGGAGGGGGGATTAGTTGCACTGTGATCGCGTGCGCATGGCAGGCAGAACACTGAAAATGATTAAGGCTCAAGATTTCGGCTTATGTCAGTTCTTACCGAAAGCACCGGGTGTTGCTTGCTTAACAGTGTCCTTTGCTGCTCAAGTAAAGTCGGTCCCCATGGAAAACCTCATGGGCCCGTTCTGCCAACAAAGTCTGACGCAGTGCCGGCCCAAGCGGTGAAGTTTGTAGAGGGATGGCCGCTGTTGTTAGGACATGTTTTCTTGGAAGTGAGTGAAGCGTACGCTTGATTAATTGAGGGAGACAAGGGGCTCTAAGGGCTCTTTGGAGGATATTTTGGACTTGCCCAAAAGTTTGGATGACCACCAAGCACTTTCTCACCGCTCTCTATTGCATCTTTCTTGATGTCTCTCTTGCTCCTTCTTTGGCCATTGTTTGCTGCTCattatttcacacaaaatgcTGCCCTTTGatcaaagcaattaaaaactgTCCTCCAGCAGTGTTGACTGGACAAAGCTGTGTGTGTAGATGCTTGATCTTCCAATCACGTGTGGTGGCCGTTCAGGGCTAACTGCTTCTGAGGCTTTGTGAGAGAGCATCTGACTAAGATAATGTTAGAAAATTCCCTTTGACTGTGTTAGCGCCATAGCACAGATGCACTTTGTTTCGGTTTGTTATGAAAGAAGCCATTTGTTGGAGAGGAATGGTGCTTGTTGCCCCGGAGACAGACATTCCCCAGAGTGTTGCCTCAGTTAATtaaagggtgtttttttttgccatgcATTCTTCTTCAGTCTCTAACCATCATATTTGGGATTACCATCTGTAATTGTTCCTATCTGTCTCATTGTCCGCCATCTGATTGCTGCCGGGATTCCCCCTGATATTGCAGCTGTCTCCGTCCAAATATCTGGACCTATGGAAGGCCTCATGAGTGGGGAAGCACTATGAAATCCAGTGGAATGCAGGCCTGGATGGAAAACTATGCCTGAGCCAAATTTCTGTCCAAAACAAAACTCGCTAAAAACATTTAGCAGGGAATAAGAGATCATTGCGTTTTG containing:
- the LOC108429804 gene encoding serine protease 23 — encoded protein: MASQFHSILLPLVLLLCARQGFPEKPLWPLQRMPVVLPQQIEERPPPHFLGPAQLEVTSSCGPECHKKAPTPNYWDLRRFLSYETLHSNGQLTETVVGIYGFDLNSLNKSPAIEQGRSRAKRQIFGHDGRFSIVGRDFLLNYPFSTAVKLSTGCSGTLVGDKHVLTAAHCVHDGKNYVKGAQRLRVGFLKPRQKDPPLNNSTNALKPPPPEKMKFQWIRVKRTHVPKGWIKGNANDIGMDYDYALLELKKAHKRRHMKLGVSPSGKQLPGRRVQFSGFDNDRAGQLVYRFCKVGDETYDLLYQHCDAQPGASGSGVYARMWDRKRRRWERKVIGVFSGHQWVDLNGAPQEFNVAVRITPLKYAQICYWIKGNYLDCREG